A portion of the Acidobacteriota bacterium genome contains these proteins:
- a CDS encoding PilZ domain-containing protein: protein MTRKETVTTAAGTQVVEDIRTAKRYVFATPLEAEIGGDSVVLVDISTGGMGIVNTTHLNVGSPVRISVLDPDFGQRHKFRADVVWSRMTGEKDATGKLFYRTGLRFDQPIEEIAGILGRLIRFHGREDAESFDRKKKAVAIRMIERARAGIQGAQAIDSDTLMLVEQAMRSLAELSDSQDLLADARGEMEKRGVTGSHSREVLILWRMLDYTVSLESITRARAAVEAIRKSGG from the coding sequence TTGACGAGAAAAGAAACAGTGACCACTGCTGCTGGTACGCAGGTCGTCGAAGACATCCGGACGGCAAAGCGTTACGTCTTCGCCACGCCGCTCGAGGCGGAGATCGGCGGCGACTCAGTCGTCCTGGTGGATATCTCCACGGGGGGAATGGGGATCGTCAACACCACCCATCTCAATGTGGGATCGCCGGTTCGGATCTCCGTGCTCGATCCCGACTTCGGACAACGTCACAAGTTCAGGGCCGACGTCGTCTGGAGCCGGATGACGGGAGAAAAAGACGCAACGGGAAAGCTGTTTTATCGAACCGGGCTCCGGTTCGACCAGCCGATCGAAGAGATCGCCGGAATCCTCGGGAGGCTCATCCGATTCCACGGGCGCGAGGACGCCGAATCCTTCGATCGCAAGAAGAAGGCGGTAGCCATTCGAATGATCGAACGGGCCCGAGCAGGGATTCAGGGCGCCCAGGCGATCGATTCGGACACGCTGATGCTCGTGGAGCAGGCGATGAGAAGTCTCGCCGAGCTGTCCGACAGCCAGGATCTCCTCGCCGATGCCCGCGGTGAGATGGAGAAGCGGGGTGTGACCGGCAGCCACAGCCGGGAGGTGCTGATCCTCTGGCGGATGCTCGATTACACGGTCAGTCTCGAGAGCATCACCCGTGCACGTGCCGCGGTCGAAGCGATCCGAAAAAGCGGCGGATGA
- the uvrB gene encoding excinuclease ABC subunit UvrB — protein MTRRRPSSHGSSTRFASESSGKRSDSWTSRSFCRSFRRLSPTSESTRKKPRNFWSSSARSTTSRSSRVSEPDLRVNNFELTSRFTPQGDQIEAIEQLTRSVSSGEKHQVLLGVTGSGKTFTIASVIEKINRPTLVLSHNKTLAAQLYQEYRNFFPRNRVEYFVSYYDYYQPEAYVPQSDLYIEKEMTKNDEIDKLRLAATKALFERRDVIIVASVSCIYGIGDPQLYFGMLLFFETGQDQPIDHYLRRLTDMQYERTPYDLSRGTFRLRGDVMEIWPAYEDDAVRIEFFGDEIEAIRRIDPVTGRAGESIDRLAVYPKSHYVTPRDRLADAMTNIREELDERVRELREAGRMLEAQRLAQRTMFDLEMMAELGYCNGIENYSRHLSGRAPGEPPPTLLDYFPDDFLIVIDESHQTIPQVRGMWGGDRSRKETLVEYGFRLPSALDNRPLNFDEFRERIDQAIYVSATPGDYELTLTGGEFVEQVIRPTGLLDPEVEIRPVRGQVDDLIGLIRDRTERDERVLVTVLTKRMAEDLTRYLLEIGIRVHYLHSDIDTLERVAILRDFRLGTYDVIVGINLLREGLDIPECSLVAILDADKEGFLRSGTSLIQTIGRAARNVNAKAVLYADRITDSIQHALDETNRRRAVQSEYNELHGIEPKSVMRAVDSDLVKMANLDFYGVEIANTGLDLVAEGPLEERIRRLEKEMREAASKLEFEKAAELRDRLRQLREAELLI, from the coding sequence ATGACGCGGCGAAGGCCGAGCTCACACGGGAGCTCGACGAGGTTCGCGTCAGAATCGAGCGGAAAGAGATCGGATTCATGGACCTCCAGGAGCTTCTGCCGGTCCTTCAGACGGCTGTCGCCGACGAGCGAATCGACTCGGAAGAAGCCGAGGAACTTCTGGTCGAGCTCCGCAAGATCAACGACGAGCCGATCGAGCAGAGTTTCTGAGCCCGATCTCCGAGTGAACAACTTCGAGCTGACGTCACGCTTCACGCCTCAGGGCGATCAGATCGAAGCGATCGAACAGCTGACCCGATCCGTGTCATCGGGTGAGAAGCATCAGGTCCTGCTCGGCGTGACCGGTTCGGGCAAAACCTTCACGATCGCGTCCGTCATCGAGAAGATCAATCGCCCGACCCTGGTGTTGAGCCACAACAAGACGCTCGCGGCGCAGCTCTACCAGGAGTACCGGAACTTCTTTCCGCGCAACCGGGTCGAGTATTTCGTCTCCTACTACGACTATTACCAGCCTGAAGCATACGTACCGCAAAGCGATCTCTACATCGAAAAGGAGATGACCAAGAACGACGAGATCGACAAACTGAGACTCGCCGCGACGAAAGCGCTGTTCGAAAGGCGTGACGTGATCATCGTCGCCTCGGTCTCCTGCATCTACGGCATCGGCGATCCGCAGCTCTATTTCGGCATGCTCCTCTTTTTCGAGACCGGACAGGACCAGCCGATCGATCACTATCTGAGACGGTTGACCGACATGCAGTACGAGCGCACGCCGTACGATCTGAGCCGAGGAACGTTCCGGTTGCGTGGCGACGTGATGGAAATCTGGCCGGCGTACGAGGACGATGCCGTCCGGATCGAGTTTTTCGGGGACGAGATCGAGGCGATCCGGCGAATCGATCCGGTCACCGGAAGGGCGGGTGAATCGATCGACCGTCTGGCCGTCTATCCCAAGAGCCATTACGTGACCCCGCGCGACCGCCTGGCCGACGCGATGACCAATATCAGGGAAGAGCTCGACGAACGGGTGAGGGAGCTGAGAGAGGCTGGAAGAATGCTCGAGGCGCAGCGGCTGGCGCAGCGAACGATGTTCGATCTGGAAATGATGGCCGAGCTCGGCTACTGCAACGGTATCGAGAACTACAGTCGTCATCTGAGCGGCCGGGCTCCCGGAGAGCCGCCGCCCACCCTTCTCGACTACTTTCCCGATGACTTTCTGATCGTCATCGACGAGTCGCACCAGACGATTCCTCAGGTGCGCGGGATGTGGGGTGGCGACCGTTCGCGCAAGGAGACGCTTGTCGAGTATGGCTTCCGTCTTCCGAGCGCCCTGGACAACCGCCCGCTCAATTTCGACGAGTTCAGGGAGCGGATCGATCAGGCCATCTACGTCTCGGCCACGCCCGGCGATTACGAGCTGACACTCACCGGCGGCGAGTTTGTCGAGCAGGTGATCCGGCCTACGGGGCTGCTCGACCCCGAGGTCGAGATCCGTCCGGTCCGGGGCCAGGTCGATGATCTCATCGGATTGATCCGGGACCGGACTGAGCGTGACGAAAGGGTGCTGGTCACGGTCCTCACCAAGCGGATGGCCGAGGATCTGACCCGGTACCTGCTGGAGATCGGGATCAGGGTTCACTACCTCCACAGCGACATCGACACCCTCGAGCGAGTCGCGATCCTGCGCGATTTCCGCCTCGGTACCTACGATGTGATCGTCGGGATCAACCTCCTGCGGGAGGGACTCGACATTCCGGAATGCTCGCTCGTCGCCATCCTGGATGCCGACAAGGAGGGATTTCTCCGCTCCGGTACGTCCCTGATCCAGACGATCGGCCGGGCAGCGCGCAACGTCAACGCGAAAGCCGTTCTATACGCCGATCGGATCACCGACTCGATCCAGCACGCGCTCGATGAGACCAACAGACGTCGTGCGGTTCAGTCGGAGTACAACGAGTTGCACGGGATCGAGCCGAAGTCGGTCATGAGAGCGGTCGATTCCGATCTCGTGAAGATGGCCAACCTCGATTTCTATGGCGTCGAGATCGCGAATACGGGGCTCGATCTGGTGGCCGAGGGCCCTCTCGAAGAGCGAATCAGGCGGCTCGAGAAGGAAATGCGGGAGGCAGCCTCGAAGCTGGAATTCGAAAAGGCCGCCGAACTGCGCGACCGGCTCCGCCAGTTGCGCGAAGCCGAACTGCTCATCTGA
- the trxA gene encoding thioredoxin: MRGTPVEVTDENFDALLSREPRVVVDFWAEWCGPCRRMAPVFSEVASRRTDVTFAKLDTEANRATSTRFNVQSIPMLVFFRDGEEAGRLVGLTDRAGIESALERYL, from the coding sequence ATGAGAGGGACCCCGGTCGAGGTCACCGACGAGAACTTCGACGCGCTTCTCTCGCGGGAGCCGAGGGTCGTGGTCGACTTCTGGGCCGAATGGTGCGGGCCCTGTCGTCGTATGGCACCGGTGTTCTCCGAGGTTGCATCGCGTCGAACCGATGTGACGTTCGCCAAGCTCGATACCGAGGCCAACCGAGCGACATCGACCCGCTTCAACGTCCAGAGCATTCCGATGCTCGTCTTTTTCAGGGACGGAGAGGAAGCGGGACGGCTGGTCGGTCTGACCGATCGGGCCGGCATCGAGAGCGCTCTCGAGCGTTATCTCTAG
- a CDS encoding response regulator has translation MAKLSDLTILVLDDNPLVLKLARALLEKEGSSVLTAGSWIEFNHVLATNVPDLILIDVNLPSIKGNRLSEVLKSQPSKKHVPIVLISDLPEKSLEEMFPASGADAWLKKPLTREKLTEIAGRLLD, from the coding sequence ATGGCGAAACTATCGGACCTGACGATCCTGGTCCTCGACGACAATCCCCTCGTACTCAAGCTGGCGCGGGCGCTGCTCGAGAAAGAAGGCTCCTCGGTGCTGACCGCCGGAAGCTGGATCGAGTTCAACCATGTCCTCGCGACCAACGTCCCTGATCTGATCCTCATCGATGTCAATCTCCCGAGCATCAAGGGAAATCGCCTGAGCGAAGTACTCAAATCTCAGCCGAGCAAGAAGCACGTTCCCATCGTCCTGATCTCCGATCTTCCGGAAAAGTCGCTCGAAGAGATGTTCCCTGCGTCCGGTGCCGACGCGTGGCTGAAGAAACCACTCACCAGAGAGAAGCTGACCGAGATCGCAGGACGCCTCCTCGACTGA
- a CDS encoding MFS transporter, translating to MSSRPPLFTGPFLRLLAFVFITFTSAFQLFPTMPLRILELGGSKASAGLFLAVYTWASAIAAPLTGTVADNFGRRRLMLTASIAFLLFTLLYAMTTSLPVLLAIGLVHGVLWSGLLSASGAVLTSIIPPTRRVEGLGYYGMAPTLAIAFAPLLGLHLFKTAGWMAVCVSMAVLSVGILILGLRITDSHQPVRRWPRPRQLVDWRVVLVGTTLLVCAFPYGGLTSYVAIFTAERGIHPDALFFIVLSIAIIVTRIVITPLGDRYGPLWLLYPALLLVPPAMLLLIHAGTGLQMAFSATLFGIGFGAIYPALLSAILMLVPGDRHGATFGSILMSLDIGIGAGSLVIGWIAGTRGWSAAWGTGAAVAAMAIPIFLLTYPRFARNRTDFARGVPDN from the coding sequence ATGAGCAGCCGCCCACCGCTCTTCACCGGTCCTTTCCTGCGGCTGCTTGCGTTCGTCTTCATCACATTCACCTCGGCGTTCCAGCTCTTTCCGACGATGCCCCTGCGCATCCTCGAGCTCGGTGGATCGAAGGCGTCGGCGGGGCTCTTTCTCGCCGTCTACACATGGGCATCCGCGATAGCCGCTCCGCTGACCGGAACCGTGGCGGACAACTTCGGCCGGCGCCGGCTGATGCTGACCGCTTCGATCGCCTTTCTCCTGTTCACTCTCCTCTACGCAATGACCACGAGCCTTCCGGTTCTGCTCGCGATCGGGCTCGTACACGGAGTTCTCTGGTCGGGGCTGCTTTCGGCGAGCGGGGCGGTCCTGACCTCGATCATTCCACCGACGCGGCGCGTCGAAGGGCTCGGCTATTACGGTATGGCTCCGACACTCGCGATTGCGTTCGCTCCGCTGCTCGGGCTGCATCTGTTCAAGACCGCCGGCTGGATGGCGGTATGTGTGAGCATGGCCGTTCTCTCGGTGGGGATTCTCATTCTCGGTCTGCGGATCACCGACTCGCACCAGCCGGTCCGGAGGTGGCCCCGGCCTCGGCAGCTCGTCGACTGGAGGGTGGTCCTCGTCGGTACGACTCTTCTCGTATGCGCGTTTCCCTACGGAGGGCTGACCTCCTACGTCGCGATCTTCACCGCGGAGCGCGGCATCCATCCCGACGCTCTCTTCTTCATCGTCCTCTCGATCGCGATCATCGTGACCCGGATCGTCATTACGCCTCTGGGCGACCGCTACGGACCCCTCTGGCTTCTCTATCCGGCGCTGCTGCTCGTCCCTCCGGCGATGCTGCTCCTGATCCACGCCGGGACCGGCCTGCAGATGGCCTTCTCGGCGACGTTGTTCGGAATCGGATTCGGTGCGATCTACCCGGCGCTTCTGTCGGCCATTCTGATGCTGGTTCCGGGCGACAGACACGGAGCAACATTCGGGAGCATCCTGATGTCGCTCGACATCGGAATCGGCGCGGGATCGCTCGTGATCGGATGGATCGCCGGCACTCGAGGCTGGAGCGCCGCATGGGGAACGGGTGCTGCCGTTGCAGCCATGGCGATTCCGATATTTCTGCTCACCTATCCCCGTTTCGCGCGGAATCGAACTGATTTCGCCAGGGGCGTTCCCGACAACTGA